The genomic segment CCCCACATATCGAAGGTAATCCGGTGGTTGAAGCGATTATTGTTGGTATTCCGGTTCTGATTATCATTTTCCTTTCAATCATCACTGTCAAATCCACTTATGAAGTTGAGGCGACACCAAAGGGTTATGAAGGTCAAAAGCCATTGGTTGTTTATGCATCTTCCTCTGACTGGAAATGGCATTTCAGTTATCCAGAAGAAAATATCGAAACTGTTAACTATTTGTATATCCCAACAGATCGACCGTTGGAATTTAGACTTTACTCATACGGACCCATCACGAGTTTTTGGATTCCACAACTTGGCGGACAAAAATATGCAATGTCGGACATGGTGACCACGTTACATTTGGCAGCTAGCGTTCCGGGAGAATACATGGGGAGAAATGCAAACTTTAGCGGTAAAGGGTTCGCTGAGAATATATTCCATGTGGAAGCGATGCCTGAATCGGAATTCGATAAATGGGTAGAAGAAGTGAAAGCGACTGCGGATACTCTTACTGAGGAGAGATTTGAAGAGTTATTAGAACCGGGTCATCTTGGCCAATTAACGTTTAATAAAACTCACTTGGAATTCTCACCGGCTCCAGAAGGAGAGCATGGGGGACATCAACATGGATCAAGTAATTCCGATGATAAAGCAAAAAAAGACGAATCTACCGATGTTGATGGTGGATCAGACATGGAACATCAACATTAAAATTTCCAAACAAATCACTTTGCATATAGAGTCTAATTTTCGAAAGGAGTCATAAAAGTATGGAGTACTTTGATCGTTTTGCGATTCCACATCCAAGTCCTGCGATTTACGCATCAATGGTTGCCATTGGCCTAACCATGATTGCGATTCTCTTCGGATTAACATATTTTAAAAAATGGGGTTATTTATGGCGTGAATGGCTGACAACCGTAGACCATAAGAAAATCGGTATTATGTACCTGATTGCTGCTTTGATAATGCTATTCCGTGGTGGAGTAGACGCAATTATGATGCGGGCACAAACTGCTGTACCTGACAACAAGCTGTTAGATGCTCAGCATTACAATGAGGTTTTCACCACACATGGGGTTGTTATGATCATTTTCATGGCTATGCCATTTATCTATGCATTAATGAACTTCGTTGTTCCATTGCAAATTGGAGCGCGCGATGTAGCATTCCCTCGTTTGAATGCACTTAGTTTCTGGTTGTTCTTTATGGGGGCGATGTTATTCAATATTTCATTCGTAGTTGGTGGCTCTCCTGATGCCGGCTGGACTTCGTATTTCCCACTTGCAGGGAATGACTTCAGTCAATCTGTAGGAACCAATTATTACATGCTGGCGATTCAGATTGCCGGTATTGGTACATTAATATCAGGCATTAACTTCACGACTACGATACTCAAAATGAGAGTACCTGGAATGAAATTGATGAAAATGCCAATGTTCACATGGACTGCTTTAATCACGAATGCAATTGTCGTTTTCGCATTTCCTGTACTGACAATTGCGCTTCTATTGGGAACGATGGATCGGCTATTCGGTACAAATATCTTTACGATGACAAATGGCGGGATGGATATGCTCTGGGCGAACCTGTTCTGGATTTGGGGACATCCGGAAGTTTACATTCTGATTTTGCCGGCATTCGGTATTTATAGTGAGATCATTTCTACTTTTTCCCGTCGTAACCTTTATGGGTATAAATCAATGGTTGCATCAATCGTAATCATTTCGTTTTTCTCATTCTTGGTTTGGACTCATCATTTCTTTACAATGGGACAAGGTCCACTGACAAACAGTATTTTCTCAATCACGACAATGGCGATTGCCGTTCCGACTGGGATTAAGATATTTAACTGGCTGCTTACGATGCGTAAAGGGAAAATTGAATTTACTGTTCCGATGCTTTATACAATAGGATTCATTCCGATTTTTACAATCGGTGGAGTGACCGGGGTAATGCTTGGTATGGCCAGTGCCGACTATCAATACCATAATACGATGTTCTTGGTTGCGCATTTCCACTACACAATTATTCCTGGTGTTGTCTTCGCGATGATAGCTGGTCTCACGTATTGGTGGCCGAAAATGTTTGGCTTCATGTTAAGTGAAAGAATTGGGAAATGGGCATTTTGGTTTATCGCGATTGGCTTTAACGTAACATTCTTCCCAATGTTCTTCACTGGATTGGATGGACAAGCACGTCGGATGTACACGTACTCTGAAGCATCGGGGTATGGAGCGCTTAATTTACTGTCCTTTGCTGGAGCAATTGTACTGGCGATAGGCTTTGCTTTAATTGTCTATAACATCTATCACAGCATTCGCTATGCATCAAGAAATATCAGTTCAGATCCGTGGGATGCACGTACGTTGGAATGGGCCACTCACAGTCCGGTGCCATCGTATAACTTTGCGAAGACACCTCAAGTTAATTCAATTGAAGCGTTCTGGGATCATAAGAAAAAAGGACAACCATTATTCAAAGATGAAATTGAAAAGATTCATATGCCGAATAACAGCGGTATGCCGTTCATCATGAGTTGTATTTTCTTCGTATGGGGCTTCTCGCTCATATTCAACATGTGGCTTCCTGCAATTCTTGCGACAATTGGAATCTTTGCGTGTTTGGCTTACCGTTCATTCGAGAAAGACCACGGGCATTACATTTCCGTTCAAGAAGTAGAAGACACTGAAAAAGATTGCGAGGTGCGGGCTGATGAAAACAGATAACTCGCTTCCACTTGAATATGGTACAGAACAAAATAAATTGAATATTTTAGGTTTCTGGATTTTCCTTGGAGCCGAAGTAATGCTGTTTGCAACACTTTTCGCAACCTACTTCATTTTAGAGCATCGTACGGGCAACGGACCGTCCGGAGCTGAGATTTTTGAACTCACTCCAGTGCTCTTTGAAACGATTTTACTGTTAACAAGTAGTTTTATGATTGGTCTTGGTGTTCATGCAATGCGTCTAGGTAAAAAAAATGCAATGATGACATTCTTTGCGATTACCTTGCTACTTGGTCTTGCATTCATAGGCGTAGAAATTTATGAGTTTACGCATTATGTCCATGTTGGAGCTGGCCTTCAAACGAGTGCATTCACAGCTATCCTATTAACTACATTAGGGACACATGGAGCTCACGTTACACTTGGTTTCTTTTGGGGATTATTCATCATCCTTCAAGTGAAAAAGCGCGGTTTGACGCCTGAGACAGCCAATAAATCATTTATCTTTTCACTTTACTGGCATTTCTTAGATGTTGTCTGGATCTTTATTTTCAGCTTCATCTACTTGAAAGGAATGATGTAACATGAGCGAATTATTCCCGCGCAAACAAGTAATGGGCTTTATCTTTTCGTTAGTTCTTACTGCAGCTGCACTGACTGTCTATTTCTTAGATTTTTCATTTGCAGTGGGGATGACAATTCTTTTAGTCACAGCATTCGTACAAGCAGCAGTCCAACTCGTTGTCTTTATGCATGCTGGTGAAACTGAAGATAAAAAGGCGATTTATATGAATATCTATTATGCAGTTGCCATAGCGCTTGTTACCATCTTGGGTTCATTACTAATTTTGGCTTGGGATATGTAACAGAATATATCAAAAAGGAGCGCCTAAAATGGCGCTCCTTTATAAAAACACAGAATATGGGTTTGATTTTACATTACCCGCAACTTGGAAGGATTATTCGATTGTAACGGACGAGTGGGAGGGCTTGGCGGTTTCACAGGCTCAAACGGAAGAGGTAATTGAAAATGGTCCAATGAATTCTATTCGACATCCTCAGTGGACTTCGGAAAATCCGCGTCAAGATATACCGATTATGATTTTCACAATAGAGCAATGGGATTTATTACAGCAGGAGAAGTTCCATATAGGGGCAGCACCTATCGGACCAAAAGAATTAAATCGTAGTGAAAAATAAGTTTTTGCAATACCCGCACGTTACAACTTCGCATTTTTAACTGGTGACGAAGAAGTCGAGCAGATTTTAGAAGGTAAACCGTTAGAGATTAGTGAAGAGTGAAGGGTTGATAATATAATGAAAGAATAAAAGGTACCCACCAGCTTTGTGTAGTAGTAAAGAATTATGAAATAATCGATAGTGTAAGATAC from the Sporosarcina psychrophila genome contains:
- the qoxA gene encoding cytochrome aa3 quinol oxidase subunit II — protein: MRMKWTFLGLVISIIAVLAGCEPVMVMDPKGPQAETISNVIWISIATMALVVVVVFGMLAYIVIKYRASKQSADYEPPHIEGNPVVEAIIVGIPVLIIIFLSIITVKSTYEVEATPKGYEGQKPLVVYASSSDWKWHFSYPEENIETVNYLYIPTDRPLEFRLYSYGPITSFWIPQLGGQKYAMSDMVTTLHLAASVPGEYMGRNANFSGKGFAENIFHVEAMPESEFDKWVEEVKATADTLTEERFEELLEPGHLGQLTFNKTHLEFSPAPEGEHGGHQHGSSNSDDKAKKDESTDVDGGSDMEHQH
- the qoxB gene encoding cytochrome aa3 quinol oxidase subunit I, whose product is MEYFDRFAIPHPSPAIYASMVAIGLTMIAILFGLTYFKKWGYLWREWLTTVDHKKIGIMYLIAALIMLFRGGVDAIMMRAQTAVPDNKLLDAQHYNEVFTTHGVVMIIFMAMPFIYALMNFVVPLQIGARDVAFPRLNALSFWLFFMGAMLFNISFVVGGSPDAGWTSYFPLAGNDFSQSVGTNYYMLAIQIAGIGTLISGINFTTTILKMRVPGMKLMKMPMFTWTALITNAIVVFAFPVLTIALLLGTMDRLFGTNIFTMTNGGMDMLWANLFWIWGHPEVYILILPAFGIYSEIISTFSRRNLYGYKSMVASIVIISFFSFLVWTHHFFTMGQGPLTNSIFSITTMAIAVPTGIKIFNWLLTMRKGKIEFTVPMLYTIGFIPIFTIGGVTGVMLGMASADYQYHNTMFLVAHFHYTIIPGVVFAMIAGLTYWWPKMFGFMLSERIGKWAFWFIAIGFNVTFFPMFFTGLDGQARRMYTYSEASGYGALNLLSFAGAIVLAIGFALIVYNIYHSIRYASRNISSDPWDARTLEWATHSPVPSYNFAKTPQVNSIEAFWDHKKKGQPLFKDEIEKIHMPNNSGMPFIMSCIFFVWGFSLIFNMWLPAILATIGIFACLAYRSFEKDHGHYISVQEVEDTEKDCEVRADENR
- the qoxC gene encoding cytochrome aa3 quinol oxidase subunit III encodes the protein MKTDNSLPLEYGTEQNKLNILGFWIFLGAEVMLFATLFATYFILEHRTGNGPSGAEIFELTPVLFETILLLTSSFMIGLGVHAMRLGKKNAMMTFFAITLLLGLAFIGVEIYEFTHYVHVGAGLQTSAFTAILLTTLGTHGAHVTLGFFWGLFIILQVKKRGLTPETANKSFIFSLYWHFLDVVWIFIFSFIYLKGMM
- the qoxD gene encoding cytochrome aa3 quinol oxidase subunit IV, translated to MSELFPRKQVMGFIFSLVLTAAALTVYFLDFSFAVGMTILLVTAFVQAAVQLVVFMHAGETEDKKAIYMNIYYAVAIALVTILGSLLILAWDM